The DNA segment GTTCTGCGAGCACGGCAGGGAGTCTTCCTAAGGGGCAAGCGTCATGGTCTGCGCTTCATGGAGATCTCGGCGACCGACGATCAGTTCGAAGACCTGATCACGGTGATGTATTCAGCCACCAATCCACGGGCCAGGGCAGGACTATCAACCGCCGAAGCCGAAAAGCTGGATGGTGTCCAGAAAGATTCCCCTATGCCAGGAACAGGGAACGCTCCAGAGGATGAACTTGATCGGTCGACATGGGCGCAGCAGCTGCTGGATGGCCTGGTAGGTGCATGTCGTATTGCTTTGGCCAGCAACAAGCTTTCCGATGCCGGAGGGATGAGGCCGCAGGTGCTGGTCACCATCAATTACAAGGACTTGGTGGCCGATGTTGGTCGAGCCGGTCATGCAGCATTTGGCGGTTTGATCAGTGCTCGGGCGATTCGTCGGATTGCCTGCGATGCGAATGTTCTACCGGTGGTGCTGGGAACAGAAGGACAGATTCTGGATGTGGGGAATCCTCGTCGGCTGTTTCCTCCCATTCTCCGAAAGGCGTTGACAGCGCGGGATGGTGGATGCGCGTTTCCGGACTGCATGATGCCGTCGCCCTGGACCGAGGGGCATCACATCATTCCGTGGAGTCAAGGTGGCCCAACCACCGTGGATAACGGAGTGTTGTTGTGCAGCAGGCATCACCATTTGCTTCACCAGGAGGAGTGGAGAATCGAGCTGAAGAGCCGGATTCCATGGTTCATTCCTCCCCGGTATATCGATCCGACGCAGAGACCTCGACAGAACCACTATCACCGGGATCATCCCCACCCGCCGCCGGGTCACAATCCATTGCTGACGAGTTGAAGCCCTGCCAGACTTGCCAAGCCCGCCCCCACCAGAGGCTTTTCTCATTGGCACTTGTTGACTCCACTCTTGGGGGCTTCACCGGGCAACTCACTCATGCCATGCCATTCGTCGAGTGATTGCGACAGACGTTCGGTTCTCTCGGAACTGCGCGGACATCCCGACTCTTACCCGGCGCTGCGGGACCTTCGACTCTGTGCTGTGGGCTGTGCCGGCTGTCGAATAGAGAGTGTTCGAATCAGTGGGGGCCACCGACTCTGAATTGGCGGGATGTGGTCTCCAAGTGAGGATTTCCCCTCCAGGAAGACACGGATATGTCACAAGAGCAGCTTGTTACTTCGCCGTCCCCGTCCGACCCGGCCGAGCCGAGCCGACGTAGTGGCATCCTGACTAAACCCTGGATAAGACTGGCAGTCGCGGTGGCTGTAACGGTCGGGTATGGGGCGGTGGCCGGTTGGCTGACTCCTCGAGGTCCCCTGACGGAGGTCGAAGCCGTCGCAACGGTGGCGATAAGTCTGCTGGTCGGGGCTGCCAGCGGCGTCCTCCTACGCTCGCGGTGGGCGGTTCTTCTTGCGCCCGTGCTATTCCTGGTGTCGTTCGAGCTCGTCCGTGCAGGTGCTGAGGGCCCAACCGTGGACGAAATCCAGCTCACCTCGTTATACGGCATCATCGCGTTCATTACGGGCCGCGGGTTCCACGGGCTTCTAATCCTGATCCCGATGATGTTTGGTGCCGTCCTGGGTGCTGCGCTTGAGCGGCGATGGGATCAGCGGAAAGGCCAAGATTCCAGTGTTTCAACTTCTCGGCGGGTGCGGACAGTCCTGCTTCGCGGACTCACGGCCCTTACCGGTGTATTTGTTCTTCTCCTTGGCTTCCTTGTCGCGTTGCCGGGTACCACGGACGCCATCCTGGCCGACGACGGCACACCGCTGCCGGGAAGTGTCGCCGAGTTCGCAAGCGTGGATGTGGAGGATCATCAGCTGAACCTCATGATCCGGGGACGCAGCGATACGAACCCGGTCCTGCTGTTCCTTGCTGGAGGTCCCGGCGGAACCGAGTTGGGGGCGATGCGCAACCACGGGACGGCCCTGGAGGAGGACTTTGTCGTCGCGACCCTCGACCAGCGAGGTACCGGCAAGTCGATGGATCAGTTCGAGCCGGCCTCAACCCTGACGCTTGAGAACGCAATTAGCGACGCTCTGGCCGTCACTGAGTATCTTCGCCAACGGTTCGGTCAGGACCGTATCTACTTGGTCGGACAATCGTGGGGATCAACGCTCGGGGTTCTCCTTTCGGATCGTGAACCACAGCTCTACCAGGCCTTCGTTGGCATCGGTCAGATGGTGAGTCAGCGGGCCACTGACATTATTTTTTATGAGGATGCGTTGGAATGGGCGCGCAGCACAGGCGACGTCGGGCTGGAGGCCACGCTTGAGGCGAACGGTCCACCGCCCTACACCGACATTAGGGCCTACGAACCGGCGATCGGCACCGAACAACTTGTTCATCCGTACGACCACACACCAAACGCCGAGGGATCAGGTCAGAACTCCGAAGGACTTTTTGTCGAGGAGTACTCAAATGTCGAAAAGATCCGAAACCTCGGCGCCACCCTCGACGTCTTCTCAGTGCTCTATCCGCAGCTACAAGAGATTGATTTTCGCGAACAGGTAACGAGCCTCGACATCCCCGTGTACCTGGCGCACGGGCGCTACGAAGCCCCCGGTCGTGCCGACCTCGCGCTCGAATGGTACGGAATGCTGAGTGCTCCCTCCAAGGAACTGCGGATGTTTGAGACCTCAGGGCATCGAGCTATATGGGAGCAGCCAACCGAGTTCCATCGGCTGATGGTTGAGGTACTGGAGGACACGAGCGGATAGGAAGCGCTCGTTTGTCATCCACGACCGGACGGCCGAAACCGTCTATGGTCTATACATCAGCCTCGCAATAGCACCCACCAGCAACCCGATCGCGGCCCCGAGGCCAGCGCCGACCGCAATCCCAGGCCCGCCCGCAATCGCCACGCCGATGACGACACCGGCTC comes from the Arthrobacter sp. CAN_C5 genome and includes:
- a CDS encoding HNH endonuclease signature motif containing protein encodes the protein MAISPFEQQTDTPRYLAWLNTELAGIADSFRSESMVMPTRKLAETAVAIEQLARTAEQLQLIAAHAVEHQNVAVVGESDQRLSLGVSDGDSSTGSLNRTGCRDNAEYLRNTLRISKSDAKRRIRVSSQVLPTVQLNGQPLAPRLEHLGAAIARSEVSSQAASLISAAMERVRPFASSKDLDEMEATLTRQAVLSDVDVLRVLIQRWESLLNPDGSEPTEEVLRARQGVFLRGKRHGLRFMEISATDDQFEDLITVMYSATNPRARAGLSTAEAEKLDGVQKDSPMPGTGNAPEDELDRSTWAQQLLDGLVGACRIALASNKLSDAGGMRPQVLVTINYKDLVADVGRAGHAAFGGLISARAIRRIACDANVLPVVLGTEGQILDVGNPRRLFPPILRKALTARDGGCAFPDCMMPSPWTEGHHIIPWSQGGPTTVDNGVLLCSRHHHLLHQEEWRIELKSRIPWFIPPRYIDPTQRPRQNHYHRDHPHPPPGHNPLLTS
- a CDS encoding alpha/beta fold hydrolase, whose product is MSQEQLVTSPSPSDPAEPSRRSGILTKPWIRLAVAVAVTVGYGAVAGWLTPRGPLTEVEAVATVAISLLVGAASGVLLRSRWAVLLAPVLFLVSFELVRAGAEGPTVDEIQLTSLYGIIAFITGRGFHGLLILIPMMFGAVLGAALERRWDQRKGQDSSVSTSRRVRTVLLRGLTALTGVFVLLLGFLVALPGTTDAILADDGTPLPGSVAEFASVDVEDHQLNLMIRGRSDTNPVLLFLAGGPGGTELGAMRNHGTALEEDFVVATLDQRGTGKSMDQFEPASTLTLENAISDALAVTEYLRQRFGQDRIYLVGQSWGSTLGVLLSDREPQLYQAFVGIGQMVSQRATDIIFYEDALEWARSTGDVGLEATLEANGPPPYTDIRAYEPAIGTEQLVHPYDHTPNAEGSGQNSEGLFVEEYSNVEKIRNLGATLDVFSVLYPQLQEIDFREQVTSLDIPVYLAHGRYEAPGRADLALEWYGMLSAPSKELRMFETSGHRAIWEQPTEFHRLMVEVLEDTSG